The genomic interval AGAGTGGGGCACTCCCCATGACCCACCCAGTAGCAGTGCACATCTGCAAGGAGTCATTAGGAGTGCATAGTGCAGGGGATGGCAGATGGCAGCGTAACAGTCAATAGCCATGGCAGTCAAAAGCAGGTTGTCCATATCAGCAAAAACTGTGAAGAAGTATAACTGGGCCAGGCACTCAgagaaggagatcagtccattACTGGTCCACAAAGTCTCCAGCATTTTATGGGCTGTGGTGGTAGTGAAGCAGAGGTCAACCAGGGAGAGCtggctgaggaagaagtacatgagGGTGTGGAGGTGGATGTCAGCGCCAATAGCCAGCAGCAGTAGCGAGTTTCCTAAGAGACTCAGCAAGTAGAGGGCCAGGAAGAGACCAAAGAGGAGCTGTGGTTTGTCTGGGTCACTGGACAGTCCTGAGAGGACAAAGTCAGGGTTCTTACTGCAGTTCATTTCAGGTCTTGATGGGTTACAAGAATCAGCATGAAGAGGATTCACTACAGTTAGCTACCGAAGTGTATTGTAGCTAACCTCGATGgttcttttttcagtttgtttcctTATACCACAAATATgaggaatgaagaaaagaaactcaATCAGCAATGAAAGGGACAGAATTCGCACTTTCTGAAGATGATCTAAGTGAGGAGGCACAAAGATGAGGGAATGAAGGGAACACTGGGAGCTTCCTGGAGGTTTTTTAAGGGTGAAAGAGCTCTCTTAGTCTTCATATTATTGGATGGCATAGGTACTTTTTTATGAATCACTTTTTATTACAAGAACATGAGCCTACTAAGGCAAAGACTGCATCTCAGTACTTAGCTTAGTGCTTGGCACATCATAGGAGCTTGGTGAACGCTCTTACCCATCTACACAGTCACTACTCTAGTTTAAGTTATTGTTAATGGGAGTCCTGCTAACTTCTGAGCTGCTTGAATAGTCCCACTCTTGCCTCATTCAATATATTCTCCACGCTGCCACCAGAGtgatattttcaaaaaagaaactctGATCATGTCTGTTATTTGCTTAAAAACAGATGTCCAGAGAAGCATTGGGCTTGTGAAGGAACAAAAATCCCCACCCTATCTAACAAAGCTCAATCTGTCTTGACCTCGTGATGTCTCAGCAGCTTCATCTTACACTACAGTCCCCTCATTCTCTGCTTGCTAGCCACTCTGGCTGCCTTGCATTTCTTCCTGTGCACTATTTCCCTTTGCTTCATTCTGAGTCAACTCCTGTTCATCCTTTCACAGCCTCAGATCAATTAGTGACTTTCTTAGGAAAGTTTTCCCTTGCCTCTTTGATTAAGTCAAACCTACTTTTCATATGCTACCACATGTAGCACCTTCATAGAATTGCTATAGGTGTCATATGGACAATGTTGTTCatgttaattttgttaaaatatttatttaagttaTTTAGTTAGTGTTGGACTCCCTCACGGGGCCATAAAGTGCATTAAGGCAAATACTGTGTCTGGTTTTATTCTCCTTTGTGTCCCCAGTGTCGACATCCATAAAGCAGTGCTTGTCACAAGATGAATAACAAAGTAATTAATTGATAGTGAGGACAGGAGAGGATCATATGCTTTCTTCCGCAAGTGCTGAAATGTTCTTCCTTCCATGTcaacattttatgaataaaagttttttcctccaaatattcTCCTAATAAGACTGGAATCACTGATTCATCTTTTATTTCAACCCTAAAATCTATATTAGTAgtataacactttttttttaactaaaaaattatcctcatttttgtctttttctcaattttttcacAGTTACCATCTTTGTACTTTCAACAACTCACTCCCAGTTACTTCCTCAGCAGCTTTACTGGCTTTATTGATTCCAAAAAACGTACAGCTTTATGGTTTTGGCCTGACGCTCCCTTGCTCAAATATCTCAAATATCTTATTTTCTAACGcatcacttcccaggtggtactaattgtaaagaacccacctgtcaatgcaggagacataagagatgctggttccatcgctgggttggaaagatcccctggacaaggaaatggcaacctactctggtattcttgcctgggaaattccatggatggaggagcctggaaggctatagtccatggagtcacaaaaagtaggacaagactgagcaactgagcgtgcacacaaaATGCATCACTTCTACCTATCAGTCTCTGGTTATTGAGAACTTCTATCTTTGTACCCACTTACCAATAAAcatgattttctactttttatcacTATTTAGTCTCCTTGAGCTGATCATGTCACAACTCCATGAATATTCTCACTTATGCTTTCACACACTGATATATATACAGGATAATCTAGTACTTAATTGAATATTATCTTAAGATGTTTTCTAATGTTTACGACATACAGATTTTCTTGTAtcaattatattataaatacacTGAGAGtagaatcatatatatatttttaatttctttaaaccaACAGTCAAGAAGTTGAGCGCATGTTCTCTCTGACCATACCTCTCACATTTTTACATCCTTTACCAGGTTGAATCTTCCTGATACTTTTGCTTGAATaacatttctgcttttatatCCACCTCCTGATAATTCACCTGAGAAATAATCATTCGCATTGGATCTCAGATAGACCAGGAGTGGTTGAAAACTGAGGTTATCAGAATCATATTTCAGCATTGAAAATATATGAGGTCCTAACTATCTAAAATTGTGAAGTCCTAACAGTCTAAAATCTCAGCCTCAGATGGACAATACCCTAATATCCTACTGTTTCCCCTCAGCCTTCCTCAGCTACTCTTCCACTTTCCCACTCTTTATGACAGATCCTTCAAAAAGCTACTTGTCTCCATCACGCATTGTCCATTACTCTCCAGATTTGTTATTTTACCTTCCATGCTTTTTATAAACCGTCTTTAGTcaagctgttcacctgaaattatcacaaacattgttaattggctataccctaaaacaaaatgaaaagttaacaaGTTATCTGTTTATAGATATTTGAGGtctgaaactagaaataaaagaagaggtccaaaaatgaataataagaaaGAGGAGGAGTCAGACATGGAGACTAAGGAGCCATCAGTGAGATCACTACATACCTAGGAGACTGTGAGGAtgtccagcaaaaaaaaaaaaaaaaaagaaagccagcaCAAAACAGTATTTAAAGTAAGAGCAGTCAGCTGGGATAAGTCTTGTTGAGACATCAAGTAACTTAAGGACTGAAAATTGAATTTTGACATCAATGAGAGTGATTTCAATGGTATCTTAAGAGCAATAGCCTGACTTAAGAGGGTCATTAATGTACATGTATCcgttcttccccaaactcctctcccatctaggctgccacataacactgagcagagttctatgtgctatacagtaggtccttgtcaattatccattttaaatacagcagtgtatacacgtccatcccaaactctttaactatccctcccctcca from Bos indicus isolate NIAB-ARS_2022 breed Sahiwal x Tharparkar chromosome 23, NIAB-ARS_B.indTharparkar_mat_pri_1.0, whole genome shotgun sequence carries:
- the LOC139178893 gene encoding olfactory receptor 1M1-like, translated to MNCSKNPDFVLSGLSSDPDKPQLLFGLFLALYLLSLLGNSLLLLAIGADIHLHTLMYFFLSQLSLVDLCFTTTTAHKMLETLWTSNGLISFSECLAQLYFFTVFADMDNLLLTAMAIDCYAAICHPLHYALLMTPCRCALLLGGSWGVPHSISLVHALLLSQLSFYSNQEIPHFFCDFRPLFRLACSDTHLNEDLTMVLTGLLGISPLLCIISSYAHIFLAVAWSPSAHGKKKALATCSSHLSMVILFYS